ACACCTGACCTTCAATTTCCCTGTGAGCCACAAAGACATTTGTCAGAGGTAGAGAAACACATAGCGTCTGATCACCATCAAAAGACCTGAGTTTTGACTGACATGCTGAAGTTGGTGATGAAGGCGGTCTTGGGCAGCTCCACTTCGAAGAAGATTTCCTGGGAAGAGTTTGCTTTGTTCAGAGCCTTGGAGGTCATGACGGTGTGGGCGAAACGAGACGTCACTGTGCAGGTGACTCTGAAACTGTGTACGTCCACCTGAGGATCAACGGAGAGGGAAGTGTGACATGCTTTTAGAGTAAAATCATAACCACACAAACATGTcctattaaaacaaacaagcaagacCAGTGGTCAGGAAGACTGGCAGTTTCTCCGCTGAATCACACGTCAGGAGTGAAGTCCCCAAATGATTCATGTCACAACACAGGAAGAGGTCACTCCTATGTAAACAGCATAAGAGTTTCTCATTCTAGCAAACGCATAAAGTAATAACATGCAGATGGACAAATCCAGCATGTTTATTGTCTCCAGCCAAGCaaaggcaaaataaatacatgccAGTGGGCACTGAGGAGGGAAGAGCGGAACAAGTGGCATCTGGAAGCAATGtggtttgtttgaaatgtggattttattttgcaaaCAGTAACAAAACCACTACTGTGAGACTAAAGCTACCAGTTATCCTGACCTCAGTCTCGTGTGTATCCAATTACTATATTCAGATTTGACTTAATTTGACTGTGAAACATTGATATATATGTGTTTTGCTGTTAAGAGAGGTCAtatctgtgttttaatttcagaatttcatatcagtgtcaaaATTGTCAGAATTGTTTCCTTACATTTGCAGAGTTTGTGCTTCTTTTCTGTGGgagaaaaggagacaaaaaatattgtcaaaatcaatattttcaaCGTTTTTGAGTCTTATAGCAGGGTGAGAACAAAAATCAGTGACATATAAACATGGCACAGAACGAAAGAGCAGCAAAATCATGGCTCAAATTTTTGTTAATGAGTATTTTAAGCTGAATACCTTTATTGACCTGGTTCCCATAGCCTCTGTGGTCTCCTGGAACAGAACACAGAATGACTGTGTGGTTACCAAGCGTATAACCATTAGACATCACTGAAcctgaaatgtttctgaataCTACTGTTACTATTAGTTACACCCTATtatccatgcttttgttactgtTGATCACTCTTTAATAGCAGGATTATCAAGAATATCTGGTAAGCGTTGCACTAACATGTCTGGGAAGGGAGGTGTGGACCCAGAATCAGACAAAAGACCATGTGGGAAAAGGctcatgggcacacacacaacaatcaggttgacaagaaaagacagacagcaaaGACAGGTAGACATCAAAGACAACAGGTCTGGTTAATTGTGCCCTATGCAAACAAGCAGAAATGTGCACAGGTGGCTGGATGAAGTTGTGCAGAAGCTGGAAAACTCAGAGGAGGCAACTAGTGGACAGGTGACGCATGACAAGGTCTGAAATGATGGAGCATGAttagtttacaaaaaaaataattgtactGCTGACAGCACACAAGAGAAGACGAGGAACAGAAGACAGAGGGGGACAGAGCCATCACCACAATGGCACAGGACCTTCTTAGGCAAAAAGCAGCTTCACTGGATTCTGGTCTCTTGAGCCTATGAAACCTAGGAATTCAGCCATAACTGATTTTGTATGCTGAAACAGATCGTGGCCAACATTTTACTAGACCTATCACATATTGTGACGTGCAGTGAACCCTGATCACTGTTTGTGCACAACACACAGGGGCCTTTACTTACAAAAATAAGGATGTGAGATTTGACTGTTATGAGAGCTGACTCTCTGACGAACAGGCTTAACTTAGgaccagaaaagaaaaatcaagtcCTCAAGGTTTGACCTGAGGACTTGAGTAAAAGGTTAATAACACAGTAATTGATATCCCTTGTACAGCCTGCACCTTAAATTAGTAAGCCTGTGTGTGGTTAAATTGTCAAGGCTTTGCAAGGAAAATGTTGTCAGAATCTAATGGTCAGAACtgtgacatttgaaaaactTATATCTTCACTTGTGTTTTGCTTATTGCAGTTGACATGGACTTGCACTTTGGACCTTTTGACATGTATTAACAGACATGAAACTTGACTTGGACATGCATGAAAAAGACTCAACAGCTCAGCTTAACCTAAATCCAATGTTTCAGTCTGTTGAGGATTTTCTAAGATGCTCCACTGTGTCACAGTTTTAAAGGATTCTTTTGTGCTAGTGCTAGCAAACTATGGCTTTGGCATTTTTCAGATTTGATTTTCTGTGGTgctattctgtttttctgcataGCCTTGGTAACTATGCCTTCTGAACAgatcttttattcttttctttttttttcagaaaacacaaggCTGCtcccaaacataaaaaaacccaCCATTTCTTGCTTATCTGAGGAAAGATACACTCTTTTCAACTGCAGATACCAGCTTTTCATAAACAGTCTGTAGATTCAGCATCAATGAggtgacagagaaaataacaaaacatgCATTTGTTCACACGCAaccgctacacacacacacacacacacagtagcttGTGTTAAATACCTGAGTCAGAGCATTTCTCCTGGAAATGACCAGCGCTCCTTGGGCCTGACCTGGAAGCCAGATGCAGACATAAACCCACAGCAGCAGGACTCTCCACACAGCAGTCATACCGGAGAAAGAGAAGCGCCTCTCCCCCAGCACGGATGAAAACAAGTGTGAGGGAATTCGAGGCATGTGGGGATCAAGTCTTCCAGTAAGAGTTGTACTCCACCCactctctgtgctgcaggaggGATCCTCTGTGTCCACAGCTCTTACACTATGTTTGTATGAGTCAGCATGCATGGATTACCATAAAACTTATACTCATCCAGTTCTGACTTGCCCATGCAGTGCCTGATGGTGGTTCAGGTGTGTTTACTGCATGCAAGAGTGCAGCTTTTGAGCCATTTGCTACAGGGAGGACTTTTTCTTTTGCACTGTTTGACCGTGAAGAAATGTTTTACCAATTTGTCACCACCAATGTAAAATTTATTGGGTATATCCTACAGCAGACTTCACATGAACTGTAACGGACCTTTTCATCAGAGTCACACTGCTTTGAAACACTTTGTATCCCAGTTTACTTTAGCAAACACATAAACTAGGATTTAAAAAGCAGGGTGTGTTAGGTGTCATCACACAAGGGTTTGAAATTAGCAAGTTATTATACATTCAAAAATgtctttgggggaaaaaaggaataACCAAAGTAAAGACATGATAATCACTCACACAATGCTGGCaacaatgaaaaactaaaataaaatgagtaaatCTAGCTTGGGTCCATCTTTGAGAACCGTGTCCCATTTATTCCCAAAAAAACGTATTACTGAGTTCTGGGATAGAGTTACTTCCCATTCTTATATTTCCAACAAATACACTCACAATGAAGCCTGTTTGCCTTTGGTTATATGATGATGGATTATTCATGGTGTAAGTAAAGTAAGAtttcaatatttatttaatgattttGATGATTTCTGTGCGAGACATTGATGTGTAACTTGCTATTAAATGGTTTTAAAAAGTCCTGACACAACGTAGTCTGTGGCATCTCCATCGATGAGGCCTGTTCCATTACTGTGAATGAACCAGCAGGGAACGTTTTCTCCGTTCTTCTCATCCCTCCTGAAGTCTCTCTGCCAGCCTCTGTGGACCGACACAGAAATGTCATGTAGGCCAAATGATATTTACGAAGCAAGACCCATTTATTCATTTAGGACACACATCATATGTAAACTCTTCCACACTGAGATGGGACACCTTTATCTGAGGCTTGTATTGTACCTGGTCACATTGAGCTCCTGTCCTTTCACATACATGGTGGCGTCTGGTTTCTCTGGGACTTCTCCTGGACGCAGGTCTGACACCTCATATTCAATCCCGTGGTAGAACTGACCTGGAGGAGTAAatatcactttaaaatataatcatTCTGGCTCTGTATCTCTCCACCTTGCCAAATGAACTATAAATCATTACAGTTATCCTGTCCTTTTGTGTCAGCTATGAAGAGACACCACTGTAAATTCTGAAAAAGAAAGCCATATAATTTGTCATTCTAATATGCAGTTTACTTCCTGGTAAGAGTGCTATGTTATACCTAGAAGGCCATGAACagaaggggagaggaggtggCTGTCCAGGGTGTAGAAACCCAAATAGTCCCGGTGGTACGGATGCTTCTCCCACACTTTATGTAGCAGGATCACAAACTTGACTGAATCTTTTAGAGTTACTGTTAGGCTGCGACCCTTGGTCACAAGAAGATCCacactggaggaggaaaaagaagagggaCTTGATGATTATTATTTCTGACCTGGACTTTGCATTTCATGTTATTCATGCAGAGGGAGGGTTCTTTCACTGAAGCAGATGACAATGTGATGGTGCAGCCACTCACTTGGGTCCTTTAAGAGAGGCTGTATCAGACCACAGCAGTCTGACCCGTTTGCCGTCCTGGAACACTGAGATGTCCTGAGTGCTCACCTCCAACCTAACCCCCAGAGTCCGGTGGACGATGCCAAACCGCCAGAAGTAGGTGTTGATTTTACCATCAGGAGGAATTTTCTTGTCTCCAATTATCTGGCCATTGACCAAAATACCTGAGGAAACAGTGTGGGATTCAGTCACTCACTGTTTAACTGCAGCATCTGATTTACTAGCATATAAGAGTAcgaagtgagaaaaaaaaatctacatttgatttaaatattGGTCCATAAGAAGGACACCAGGGACCACATTTTGAACTTGTCAACAGTCATGATGATAATCAGGACTCAGGGCTGACCTGAGTCTGGGTCTCTGACCAGAGTGAAAATGGTTCCTGGCTTGTCGTTGATGTTGAAGCACAGAGCATCGTCTCTGTCCGGCAGCTCTATCATGAAATGAGGATCTCCATCCACTGCAGATGATACAGTGACAGTAATGAATTAAGCCAGTCTGATGTTGTTCTTTATATATTATTAGCTGAACATGCTGATGCTCAACatgtaatgtttaccatgttcaccatttCAGTTTAACATGTTAATGTTCTAACATTTGTTCATTAGTACAGGACCCAAAGTACAGCAGAATGTGCAAAAGTATTGGAGAAATGAATCTATACATTAGCTATAACGCTTGTCTTGCTGAGTGTTGGAGGCGGGTGGGGAGCCAATCCCAGCCCAGGATAGTCAGACAGTCTTTGTGACTGACTTTGACTGTTAGAGGAAGCCAGAGTAGCCAGAGGAAAGCtacctcttgctgtgaggcgacagcgTTAACCAGTGCATCACTGTCAGGCTACTATTGTAGAAAATAATATAATTTCATTAATTtaatgaaaatttaaatgaaagatGATAATGGCCTAGATGAAAGGTTAGGGGATCACCAAGCTTATTACATTTCATCCTGAGGGGGATATGAATGTCTGTACGGTAAAATTTTGAGATATTTCGGTtaaaaccaaaaatgtgaacctcatggtgacactagagaaaaagtcagagaaaaaagTCAGTTAGATTCTGAAGACGAtgaatatctgttaaaaaataaaaaaaataaaaaaaataaaaataaaaaatttgtgTTAAGATATAGGTAAATATTTTGACTTGCTATAGGTGCtcaatgaaaagtcagaggatcccTAAAGTTATATGGACCCACCTTCTGAGAACCCTGAATGTCCATATGAAAAGTCCTGGTAATTTAACTAATAGTTTTCATGATGGACTGACAGAGCAACTGACCAACAAACTGAAATCACTATCCCCAGGGCTGTGCAGCtagcatttattaaaaaagaactTACCAAAATATGTGGGTGCTGCAGAGTAAGAATGTGTGTACAATGCAGGGCTTGAAAACCTATTTGCTAGAAAAAGGAAGAATAAAACCCAAGTTAAAATCAATACAGTGAACTGACTTGaacctccctctctcgctctctctctctctctctctctctctctctctctctctctctctctttctatatatatatatatatatatatatatatataaattgcTGTCTTACCTCTTTCTTCCTGTTGTCTTTGCTCTGTAGAAAAATCaaacaatcaaataaacaaacaaacaaaaaaccaaatGGACAAGAACAACTTGGTATGTTTCAGATCAAACTGTAGCGCCAGCTTCCACTGGTACGTTTGAGTAAAGAGATATACTGTGTTGAAAACATGAATTCACTAGCCAGTGCTGCTTGTGAATGTATTACAGTGAAGCTTCTCATGCTAAGACATGAGAAGCTTCACTGTCCAGTATCATTTCTTAaaccctctctttcctcccttaCCCTCAGTCAGCTTGTCAGCAATGAGAGGACTGTCTGTCCCATCCTCGGTTTCAGGCTTTGTGACCACCATGGAGGTGAGAGGGGTGACGAAGCTGTATTGCAGAGACATGTCCAGCGCCTTGGCTGTGGCATTGGCTTTCTCGTCTGGGGAACCAGTCTTGCTGCAAGAAGGTAAAAATGACTTAAGTTTCCACCTGTGAAACTGAGATTCAGAAACTCATAATGGaatctataaataaatattatggGCTCTCGGATGATGGCTAAAGAGTATCATTAACAAAGATTTTCACAAGACCTGTGGGAAATCAAGCTAAAGCAATTCAAGTCTCAGTTTGAGTCAAATTGCTCAAACTGACCTCTTCTCCAGGAGCTGTTGGATGGTGAGATAGGCCCACAGACGCTCTGTGAAATCCCCAAAGATGTATTCCTCTTCTGGGTACATGGCATCCCAGTTCACAGCAATGGCCTGGCCCTGTACTTTGAAGTCCTCCTCAAACTACAGGGAAGAAAATAGATATATGAGTCTTCTCTCCACCTCAGCGTTGTCTCTAAATTTCTGCCATTTGCCATCTGTCTCCTTCTTACCCCCTGGCCGAACACCTCCACCAGGAAGTTGTCCAGGCTGTTGTCTGTCAGACGACCAGCCACCACAATCTCTGAGCCATTAAACAGCATGTCGAAGTGGTTGGTGGTCAAGAAGTCCACTGCATTGTCAGGATAATGCAAGTCCACCTCCAAGAGCAGAGGGCTGGAAACTTCCTCATAGAAACCCTGACATAAATGCATTCatacatttaaatttacaaaaatCTAACTATTGGCTCAGAAATGTATTCACCGCCTAAATTCGCCACCTGGAGTTGAAGTGCTGCATCTGAAGCTTCATATATTCTGCGGGCCAGTCCCTTGTTCTGTTTGCTCATCACATCCAGAAAGGAATAATCCACATCATTTCCAAATCCGAGGCAGAACATAGACATGTTTCCTCCCATTGCAGAACGCACATTCTGCTGGATTGTTGGGAGGTGAGAAATTCCTTCAAACCCACAGATACAACACGCATGAATTTGAtgctaaatattaaaaacaatgatCAAAAGTGCACTCACATATACAGCATATCCTACAGCGTGTCTAGATGCTCACCAGAATTTGGCATTCCATCAGTCAGTAAAATAACCATATCAATGCTCCTCTCAGGGAGCTTCTTCTCCTGCCTGTCTTTGACCAGCATTTTCACCCCTCTTAACACTGCGTCATTGATATTGGTTCCtagaaggaaaacacacaacaaacagtaGAATGTATATTATCAGGATGTATTTCTAACATTGAAGGAGTAAAGATGAAATTTGGCATAAAGGCCagtgtcatttgttttttctcttaaCCTCCTTCGTCCACTATCCGTCTCACATAGACCATGGCTTCAGCCACATTCTCCTTGGTTGCTTTGCTAAGTGAGTTCCTCCATTCACGGATCGTGTGATCAAACTTGATAAGAGCAAAGTGGTCCTCCTCGTGGAGGTCTTGCAGGATGGTCAGCAACGCCTCTCGTGTCTACAAAGAGTCACAAGGTCAGAGGTTAAAAAGTGTGCGTGAGGGCATCAGTATGTTAGAACTACACGGACAGTCTTTCACCTGTGCAATCTTTTTTCCACTCATCGAGCCACTCACGTCGATCACAAACACCACATTCTTTGGGACTCTGGGCAGATCAGGGGGAGCAAAGAAGTGCACAAAGTATCCATTCACAATCTGAGGGGAAGACGATCATAAAGAACAGTAATGAAAGAATGACACAGCATAACCACAGATTCATCAGTTTGTCTTTCACAACGTAGCATCCAGACAAAGAACGTCTAAGCATGGTCGT
This region of Toxotes jaculatrix isolate fToxJac2 chromosome 3, fToxJac2.pri, whole genome shotgun sequence genomic DNA includes:
- the LOC121178919 gene encoding inter-alpha-trypsin inhibitor heavy chain H3-like, which encodes MSGLQGVRLLLMWGCACLWLPSLAHGALVISRDHEAPQEAGGAARSLQKRSTAEATVEVYSVTVDCTVTSRFAHTVMTSKALNKANSSQEIFFEVELPKTAFITNFSMEIEGQVYVGEVKEKEKAKKQYEKAVSSGQTAGLVKASGRKMEKFSVSVNIAAKSNVTFVLTYEELLQRKLGQYEILTRVKPKSLVNEFQIVTNIYEPQGIAYVDAYATFLSNDLLPLVEKTVSDKKAHISFSPTMEQQRKCPGCDGTLIDGDFVIKYDVNRAKNLGDIQIVNGYFVHFFAPPDLPRVPKNVVFVIDVSGSMSGKKIAQTREALLTILQDLHEEDHFALIKFDHTIREWRNSLSKATKENVAEAMVYVRRIVDEGGTNINDAVLRGVKMLVKDRQEKKLPERSIDMVILLTDGMPNSGISHLPTIQQNVRSAMGGNMSMFCLGFGNDVDYSFLDVMSKQNKGLARRIYEASDAALQLQGFYEEVSSPLLLEVDLHYPDNAVDFLTTNHFDMLFNGSEIVVAGRLTDNSLDNFLVEVFGQGFEEDFKVQGQAIAVNWDAMYPEEEYIFGDFTERLWAYLTIQQLLEKSKTGSPDEKANATAKALDMSLQYSFVTPLTSMVVTKPETEDGTDSPLIADKLTEEQRQQEERANRFSSPALYTHSYSAAPTYFVDGDPHFMIELPDRDDALCFNINDKPGTIFTLVRDPDSGILVNGQIIGDKKIPPDGKINTYFWRFGIVHRTLGVRLEVSTQDISVFQDGKRVRLLWSDTASLKGPNVDLLVTKGRSLTVTLKDSVKFVILLHKVWEKHPYHRDYLGFYTLDSHLLSPSVHGLLGQFYHGIEYEVSDLRPGEVPEKPDATMYVKGQELNVTRGWQRDFRRDEKNGENVPCWFIHSNGTGLIDGDATDYVVSGLFKTI